A genomic window from Anopheles ziemanni chromosome X, idAnoZiCoDA_A2_x.2, whole genome shotgun sequence includes:
- the LOC131291353 gene encoding xaa-Pro aminopeptidase ApepP-like, producing MKHTKRYLVGLSALLVLVVGGGVALGRALNTDDDLMEDMTPKSMDVILGEIRSLMQDYSIEAYIVPSVDEHNSEYISLHDRRYQYVTNFTGSAGTAIITLTQAALWTDSRYHLQAENQIDPAYWTLMREGLAGVPTRDEWLMSVLSPGGQVGTDPFLIASTEFERLGAVLGRNGYRLITLERNLVDIVWNNRPPQTAEDLRPMPLEYTGRRASEKLAALRVVLQEEGANVIVVSALDEIAWLLNLRGSDIRYNPVFFAYLIVSHDKLHLFTNPERINETIREHFRTEGIIGPDVRDYRDILAGIDEYVRGGNRLIVSTACSHALYAAIPADQRLQVYSVLAKMKAVKNPTEATGMRRAHVRDGAAVVRYLHWLETVVDEGNVTELSGAAKLREFRSEQELFVDLSFTAISAFGPNGAIVHYSPNEETDLAITRDGIYLIDSGGQYLDGTTDVTRSVHLGEPTAFQRECFTRVLKGFLSVASAVFPVRASGTTFDVLARKSLWDVGLDYGHGTGHGIGSFLGVHEYPPSFVSNSASPSNQGLVENMFSSNEPGYYEPGQFGVRIEDIVQVVPAQSAPHNFNGRGALTFHTSTVVPIQRKLIDVQLLSPAEIAQLNAYHKRVLEEVGPLLEQQNDPAAHRWLTEQTKEITVS from the exons ATGAAGCACACCAAGCGGTACTTGGTGGGCCTGTCGGCTCTGCTCGTCCTGGTGGTCGGCGGTGGAGTTGCCCTCGGCAG GGCGCTTAATACGGATGATGATCTAATGGAAGACATGACGCCGAAGAGCATGGATGTGATCCTAGGCGAGATACGAAGCCTCATGCAGGACTACTCCATCGAGGCCTACATCGTCCCTTCGGTGGATGAACATAAC AGTGAGTACATCTCGCTGCACGACCGCCGCTATCAGTATGTGACGAACTTCACCGGCTCGGCCGGCACGGCCATCATAACGCTGACACAGGCCGCCCTGTGGACGGACTCGCGGTACCACCTGCAGGCGGAGAACCAGATAGACCCGGCCTACTGGACGCTGATGCGCGAGGGTCTCGCCGGCGTGCCGACGCGCGACGAGTGGCTGATGAGCGTTCTGTCGCCGGGCGGTCAGGTCGGCACCGACCCGTTCCTCATCGCGTCGACCGAGTTCGAGCGGCTGGGGGCGGTGCTGGGCCGCAACGGCTACCGGCTCATCACGCTCGAGCGCAACCTGGTGGACATCGTGTGGAACAATCGGCCACCGCAGACGGCGGAGGACCTGCGCCCGATGCCGCTGGAGTACACGGGCCGGCGGGCGTCGGAGAAGCTGGCCGCTCTGCGCGTCGTCCTGCAGGAGGAGGGTGCTAACGTTATCGTCGTCAGTGCGCTGGATGAGATTGCTT GGCTGCTGAACCTGCGTGGCTCGGATATCCGCTACAATCCGGTGTTCTTCGCCTACCTGATTGTGTCGCATGACAAACTGCACCTGTTCACGAACCCCGAGCGCATCAACGAGACGATCCGGGAGCACTTCCGCACGGAGGGGATTATCGGGCCGGACGTGCGCGACTACCGCGACATCCTGGCCGGCATCGACGAGTACGTCCGTGGCGGCAACCGGCTGATCGTGTCGACGGCCTGCAGTCACGCACTGTACGCAGCCATCCCGGCGGACCAGCGGCTGCAGGTGTACAGCGTGTTGGCGAAGATGAAGGCGGTAAAGAACCCAACCGAGGCGACCGGTATGCGGCGGGCGCACGTACGTGATGGGGCGGCCGTCGTGCGCTACCTGCACTGGCTGGAGACGGTCGTGGACGAGGGCAACGTGACCGAGCTGTCCGGGGCGGCCAAGCTGCGCGAGTTCCGCAGCGAGCAGGAGCTGTTCGTCGACCTCAGCTTCACGGCGATCAGCGCGTTCGGCCCGAACGGTGCCATCGTCCACTACAGCCCGAACGAAGAGACGGACCTGGCGATCACGCGCGACGGCATCTACCTGATCGACTCCGGCGGCCAGTACCTGGACGGCACGACGGACGTGACGCGGTCGGTGCACCTCGGCGAACCGACCGCCTTCCAGCGCGAGTGCTTCACGCGCGTCCTCAAGGGCTTCCTCAGCGTCGCGTCGGCCGTCTTTCCGGTGCGGGCGTCCGGCACCACGTTCGACGTGCTCGCCCGCAAGTCGCTCTGGGATGTGGGGCTCGACTACGGTCACGGCACCGGCCATGGGATCGGCTCGTTCCTCGGCGTGCACGAGTATCCGCCCTCGTTCGTCTCGAACAGTGCGTCCCCGAGCAACCAGGGCCTAGTGGAGAACATGTTCTCCTCCAACGAGCCCGGCTACTACGAACCGGGCCAGTTTGGCGTGCGCATCGAAGACATCGTGCAGGTGGTGCCCGCACAGTCCGCGCCGCACAACTTCAACGGCCGCGGCGCACTCACCTTCCACACCAGCACGGTCGTGCCGATCCAGCGGAAGCTCATCGATGTGCAGCTCCTTTCGCCGGCGGAAATTGCACAGCTGAACGCCTACCATAAACGGGTGCTGGAGGAGGTCGGGCCGCTGCTGGAGCAACAAAACGACCCAGCCGCTCACCGGTGGCTGACCGAGCAGACCAAAGAGATTACCGTCAGCTAG
- the LOC131290798 gene encoding BTB/POZ domain-containing protein 6-B-like: MALVNNVKPKIERVLSYDAESSTSKRKQAMVNNEFLADVVFIVGSSEKRIYAHKLLLVMSSEYFYIMFYGNFAESQKRDVVLKEDDPDVFLSIMRYIYTGEISITFENLRELFDCAQKFMLTELTDLIQVFMLDHLVPESTLRILNENQHIGLPCVNEIGLALISSNPLFYFNHVDLQLIDKQTFAMILKLKQINCSEDQLHMALETWAMVGKPEDDVEELSNIIDNLKRTYDCHELRLFGQRRVEGYLPGDLQFTLDSKTPVSLYGIGMFIKSSSRVITVELKIYQEDEKVCSDSYEITNKHLEVVHVVNLFFEEVIMLPTRRYKIVMVTSTSNCFFAFHEPTAYHDNIKLRFHSARGDSIAFAHFLCKENKSHNYDQPS; this comes from the coding sequence ATGGCGCTGGTCAATAATGTAAAACCTAAAATCGAACGAGTGCTGTCCTACGATGCAGAGTCCAGCACATCGAAGCGAAAACAAGCCATGGTAAACAACGAGTTCCTTGCAGACGTGGTCTTCATTGTCGGTTCGTCCGAGAAACGTATCTACGCCCACAAGCTGCTGCTAGTTATGTCGTCCGAGTATTTCTACATAATGTTCTACGGCAACTTTGCCGAGTCGCAAAAGCGTGACGTGGTACTCAAAGAAGACGATCCGGATGTTTTCCTTAGCATCATGCGCTATATCTATACCGGTGAGATAAGCATCACATTCGAAAACCTGCGTGAGCTCTTCGACTGCGCCCAGAAGTTCATGTTGACCGAGCTGACGGATTTGATTCAAGTGTTCATGCTAGACCATCTTGTGCCGGAAAGTACACTCCGTATTCTAAACGAAAACCAGCACATCGGTTTACCTTGCGTCAACGAAATAGGCCTCGCCCTGATCAGCAGCAACCCATTGTTTTACTTCAACCACGTAGACCTTCAGTTGATTGACAAGCAAACGTTTGCGATGATACTCAAGTTGAAGCAAATCAACTGTAGCGAGGACCAGCTACACATGGCGCTCGAGACCTGGGCGATGGTCGGCAAACCCGAAGACGATGTGGAAGAACTCTCCAACATAATCGATAACCTAAAGCGAACCTACGACTGTCACGAACTCCGCTTGTTTGGTCAGCGCCGAGTCGAAGGCTACCTGCCGGGAGATTTGCAGTTCACGCTCGATTCGAAAACGCCCGTGTCGCTGTACGGCATCGGGATGTTCATCAAATCGTCGTCAAGGGTGATCACAGTCGAGTTGAAGATATATCAAGAGGACGAGAAAGTCTGCAGCGATTCGTACGAAATCACCAACAAACACCTTGAAGTCGTGCACGTGGTAAATCTGTTCTTCGAGGAGGTTATAATGTTACCGACCCGGCGCTACAAGATCGTAATGGTAACGTCGACTAGCAACTGTTTCTTCGCCTTCCACGAGCCGACGGCCTATCACGACAACATCAAACTGCGTTTCCACTCCGCGCGAGGTGATTCGATAGCCTTCGCGCACTTTCTCTGCAAGGAAAACAAGTCCCACAATTACGACCAGCCAAGTTAG
- the LOC131290605 gene encoding cytochrome P450 307a1, translated as MAYTGLILAVLTIILSVVCYFKILYEWHRKVRLQTVRPGRLQKLAQVVQQQQHQQKQQSTTNATTTELVTFPQAPGPIPWPILGSLAFLGQYEVPFEGFTALAKKYGDLYSITLGSTRCLVVNNLDLIREVLNQNGRYFGGRPDFLRFHKLFGGDRNNSLALCDWSALQQKRRNLARKHCSPSDASSYYQKMSDVGVMEMHRFMDQLDEVVSPGSDFKVKPLIMQACANMFSQYMCSVRFDYNDQGFVDMVRNFDEIFWEINQGYAVDFLPWLAPFYHKHMSKLTRWSAEIRDFILERIVNEREQTLGDEDTERDFTDALLKSLREDPSVTRDTIMYMLEDFLGGHSAIGNLVMLALGYIAKNPAVGQHIQSEIDRITERGQRNVTLYDTESMPYTVATIFEVLRYSSSPIVPHVATEDTCIAGYGVTKGTVVFINNYELNTSEKYWDEPKRFNPSRFIETATLAQIRTDLGDSPTARQDLCSIIKTNRISSENERTMQIERVRKNIPHFLPFSIGKRTCIGQNLVRGFSFIIIANILQKYNVYSNDTTQIKMYPACVAVPPDTYSLAFTHRTAGETR; from the exons ATGGCCTACACCGGTTTGATACTGGCCGTGCTGACGATCATCCTGTCCGTGGTGTGCTACTTCAAGATCCTGTACGAATGGCACCGCAAGGTGCGCCTGCAAACAGTCCGACCCGGGCGCCTCCAGAAGCTGGCACAGgtcgtgcagcagcagcagcaccagcagaagCAACAATCAACCACCAACGCCACAACAACCGAGCTGGTAACGTTCCCGCAGGCGCCGGGCCCGATCCCGTGGCCCATCCTCGGCAGCCTCGCCTTCCTCGGCCAGTACGAGGTGCCGTTCGAGGGCTTCACCGCGCTGGCGAAGAAGTACGGCGACCTGTACAGCATCACGCTCGGCTCCACCCGCTGCCTGGTCGTCAACAATCTCGACCTGATCCGGGAGGTGCTGAACCAGAACGGCCGCTACTTCGGCGGCCGGCCGGACTTCCTGCGCTTCCACAAGCTGTTCGGTGGCGATCGCAACAACT CTCTGGCCCTGTGTGACTGGTCAGCACTGCAGCAGAAGCGGCGCAACCTTGCCCGGAAGCACTGCTCGCCGAGCGACGCATCGAGCTACTACCAGAAGATGAGCGATGTGGGCGTGATGGAGATGCACCGCTTCATGGACCAGCTGGACGAGGTGGTGTCGCCCGGGAGCGACTTCAAGGTGAAGCCGCTGATCATGCAGGCGTGCGCGAACATGTTCAGCCAGTACATGTGCTCGGTGCGGTTCGACTACAACGACCAGGGGTTCGTCGACATGGTGCGCAACTTCGACGAGATCTTCTGGGAGATCAACCAGGGCTACGCGGTGGACTTCCTGCCGTGGCTGGCGCCGTTCTACCACAAGCACATGAGCAAGCTGACGCGCTGGTCGGCGGAGATCCGCGACTTCATCCTCGAGCGGATCGTGAACGAGCGCGAGCAGACGCTGGGCGACGAGGACACGGAGCGGGACTTCACCGACGCACTGCTGAAGAGCCTGCGAGAGGACCCGTCGGTGACGCGCGACACCATCATGTACATGCTGGAGGACTTCCTCGGGGGCCACTCGGCCATCGGCAACCTGGTGATGCTGGCACTCGGCTACATCGCGAAGAACCCAGCCGTCGGCCAGCACATCCAGAGCGAAATCGACCGGATCACCGAGCGCGGCCAGCGCAACGTCACGCTGTACGACACCGAGAGCATGCCGTACACGGTGGCCACCATCTTCGAGGTGCTGCGCTACTCCTCGTCCCCGATCGTCCCGCACGTCGCCACCGAGGACACCTGCATTGCCGGGTACGGCGTCACCAAGGGTACGGTGGTGTTCATCAACAACTACGAGCTGAACACCAGCGAGAAGTACTGGGACGAGCCGAAGCGCTTCAACCCGAGCCGGTTCATCGAGACGGCGACGCTGGCGCAGATCCGCACCGACCTGGGCGATTCGCCGACGGCGCGGCAAGACCTCTGCAGCATCATCAAAACGAACCGCATCAGCAGCGAGAACGAGCGCACCATGCAGATCGAGCGCGTCCGCAAGAACATTCCGCACTTCCTGCCGTTCAGCATCGGCAAGCGCACCTGCATCGGGCAGAATCTGGTACGCGGCTTcagcttcatcatcatcgccaacaTCCTGCAGAAGTACAACGTCTACTCGAACGACACCACCCAGATCAAGATGTACCCGGCGTGCGTGGCCGTCCCGCCCGACACCTACTCGCTCGCCTTCACACACCGCACCGCAGGCGAAACCCGCTGA